A window of the Motilibacter rhizosphaerae genome harbors these coding sequences:
- the purQ gene encoding phosphoribosylformylglycinamidine synthase subunit PurQ: MRIGVVTFPGSLDDGDARRAVRLAGGEPVALWHADADLHGVDAVVLPGGFSYGDYLRCGAIARFAPVMGSVVEAAGKGLPVLGICNGFQILCEAHLLPGALIRNDVRRFVCKDQRLRVESTSTVWTADYAEGQEITIPLKNGEGGFVASERVLDELEGEGRVVARYLEGNPNGSYRDIAGIASADGRIVGLMPHPEHAVEELTGPGTDGAPFFTSVLKALVSA; this comes from the coding sequence GTGAGGATCGGCGTCGTCACCTTCCCGGGTTCGCTGGACGACGGCGACGCCCGTCGCGCGGTCCGCCTCGCCGGCGGCGAGCCGGTCGCCCTGTGGCACGCCGACGCCGACCTCCACGGGGTCGACGCCGTGGTGCTGCCCGGCGGCTTCTCGTACGGCGACTACCTCCGCTGCGGCGCGATCGCCCGCTTCGCCCCGGTGATGGGCTCGGTCGTCGAGGCGGCCGGGAAGGGCCTGCCGGTGCTCGGGATCTGCAACGGCTTCCAGATCCTCTGCGAGGCGCACCTGCTGCCCGGCGCGCTGATCCGCAACGACGTCCGCCGCTTCGTCTGCAAGGACCAGCGGTTGCGCGTCGAGAGCACGAGCACGGTCTGGACGGCGGACTACGCCGAGGGCCAGGAGATCACCATCCCGCTGAAGAACGGCGAGGGCGGCTTCGTGGCCTCCGAGCGGGTGCTCGACGAGCTCGAGGGCGAGGGCCGCGTCGTCGCCCGCTACCTCGAGGGCAACCCCAACGGCTCCTACCGCGACATCGCGGGGATCGCCTCGGCCGACGGCCGCATCGTCGGGCTCATGCCCCACCCCGAGCACGCGGTGGAGGAGCTGACCGGGCCGGGGACGGACGGCGCGCCGTTCTTCACCTCGGTGCTGAAGGCGCTGGTGTCGGCGTGA
- the purS gene encoding phosphoribosylformylglycinamidine synthase subunit PurS → MARVVVDVMLKPEILDPQGKAIAGALPRLGFEGVTSVRQGKRFELEVEGELTPERLAAVEEAARTLLSNPVIEDYVVHADSPLEAGA, encoded by the coding sequence GTGGCCCGCGTCGTCGTCGACGTCATGTTGAAGCCGGAGATCCTCGACCCGCAGGGCAAGGCCATCGCCGGTGCCCTGCCCCGACTGGGCTTCGAGGGGGTGACGTCCGTCCGGCAGGGCAAGCGGTTCGAGCTCGAGGTCGAGGGCGAGCTCACGCCCGAGCGGCTCGCCGCCGTGGAGGAGGCGGCCCGTACCCTCCTGTCCAACCCGGTCATCGAGGACTACGTCGTGCACGCCGACTCCCCGCTGGAGGCCGGCGCGTGA